A window from Podospora bellae-mahoneyi strain CBS 112042 chromosome 1 map unlocalized CBS112042p_1, whole genome shotgun sequence encodes these proteins:
- a CDS encoding uncharacterized protein (EggNog:ENOG503NW8R) yields MASLGEVTFDFTFPCDPSTPPSFTFDPSLLEIPYNQGHARSSSLSSIYSFESTPSEPISAPSTRRTTPARSPIRTHGPLLLPKIRSQDQAIGPSAAAPAAKRQRTSPTPAAPNKSAYRPTHARSYTSPEAISFTSSVSFTDDSNPAPLLCSPVSFAHDSAANHSRRASSCSVENISFPSQVTSYRPMPTYVPARRTSTSPTPPPQPQPQTHLSQPEQYNLYQQYVPRAPSPLAAAAPIVPDMTPSTTLYSYLTSSNPAPSLVRSISFPLRDPNIKHFWWDVRQIRPWTNFTAQSLLSLPGAESCLSTPLSAALLPSISAGGQRHPETEAALHGIYAGYYLPKLNNALALSSTQPVQLSVPKKAAAGMNTECMFVGNVPGDEASAAAIFGGKPMARVVGIVKSFDRFNTGMRVEGNVKRVEYLRGLAHLHHAMREHGCRYGFILTEIELVVVRNGGERTPHFGFLEVTSVQLNKTDDLEGPVEAENAEMTACLALWGLCMLAGDGAMPGEAHWKSEIGAPAEGTRRKALERDGWMPQPQLAEKREAKRSRGWVWPEDAVGRKELGKRGVRYGGC; encoded by the exons ATGGCCTC TCTTGGAGAAGTCACCTTTGACTTCACATTCCCATGTGATCCTTCAACGCCTCCCAGCTTCACTTTTGACCCATCTCTTTTGGAGATCCCCTACAACCAAGGTCATGCTCGCTCCAGCTCACTTTCATCCATCTACTCTTTCGAGTCCACACCATCAGAGCCCATCTCGGCACCCAGCACCCGCCGGACCACCCCAGCCCGGTCTCCCATCCGGACTCATGGGCCTCTTCTCCTGCCCAAGATCCGCAGCCAGGATCAAGCCATCGGCCCTTCCGCTGCTGCCCCGGCTGCCAAGCGCCAAaggacatcaccaaccccagctgCCCCCAACAAGAGCGCCTACCGCCCAACACACGCCCGCAGCTACACCAGCCCAGAggccatctccttcaccagCTCGGTCTCTTTCACAGATGACAGCAACCCAGCACCTCTTCTCTGCTCCCCCGTGAGCTTTGCCCACGATTCCGCCGCAAACCACTCCCGGAGAGCATCTTCCTGCAGCGTCGAAAACATCAGCTTCCCCAGCCAGGTCACATCCTACCGCCCCATGCCCACATACGTGCCCGCCAGACGCACCAGCACAAGCCCCACACcgccaccccaaccccaaccccagaccCATCTCTCCCAACCCGAACAGTACAACCTCTACCAACAATATGTCCCAAGAGCGCCATCACCATTGGCCGCTGCCGCCCCCATCGTCCCAGACATgaccccctccacaaccctctACTcctacctcacctcctccaacccagccccaTCCCTCGTCAGGAgcatctccttccccctccgtGACCCGAACATCAAGCACTTTTGGTGGGACGTCCGCCAGATCAGACCATGGACCAACTTCACCGCCCAGAGCCTCCTGTCTCTCCCCGGCGCGGAGTCGTGCCTTTCCACCCCGCTCTCAGCGGCTCTGCTGCCCAGCATTTCCGCCGGCGGGCAGAGACACCCCGAGACGGAGGCGGCGCTTCACGGGATCTACGCGGGGTATTACCTCCCCAAGCTGAACAACGCCCTCGCGCTGTCGTCAACACAGCCGGTCCAGCTGTCGGTGccgaagaaggctgctgctgggatgAACACGGAGTGCATGTTTGTGGGCAACGTCCCCGGCGACGAGGCCAGCGCGGCGGCGATCTTCGGGGGCAAGccgatggcgagggtggtggggattGTCAAGAGCTTCGATCGGTTCAATACCGGgatgagggtggaggggaatgtgaagagggtggagTACCTCCGCGGTCTTGCGCATCTGCATCATGCGATGAGGGAGCACGGGTGTAGGTATGGGTTTATTCTGACCGAGATTGAGCTTGTGGTTGTGAGGaatgggggggagaggacgCCGCAttttgggtttttggaggtgaCGAGTGTGCAGCTGAACAAGACTGACGATCTGGAGGGgccggtggaggcggagaatGCGGAGATGACGGCTTGTTTGGCGCTTTGGGGGTTGTGCATGCTGGCTGGGGATGGGGCGATGCCGGGGGAGGCGCATTGGAAGAGCGAGATCGGGGCGCCGGCGgaggggacgaggaggaaggctttggagagggatgggtggATGCCGCAGCCGCAGTtggcggagaagagggaggcgaagaggagtagggggtgggtttggccTGAGGATGCGGTGGGCAGgaaggagttggggaagaggggggttaGGTATGGGGGTTGTTAG
- a CDS encoding uncharacterized protein (EggNog:ENOG503NWW6; COG:S), which produces MAMTSSATRSKRAEGLHATISHPKLLSSSSADYRRPVATAMPKQNSKQFPLSPTRAYGKRHLDLSSGNCDAVIPKKARIAVEIPARPSSYHARVAKESADAPPLPLPTKPTVAAAAPPPPEPRSAIPTRAPPAQPATANNAEKHPTSLTKHQEKVVNGLKHELSRLQPNTEDTTSTTQSQGRKLRSQEATRFKSELSAYFPEYDEVIGNDPKKEYSLNLETPVAVASDTAPPPSAWASKPPTFPVESWGDKLYTDLHDCQRIDFAFLAKQSKPLDPSQHQADPLPDSYYEPIHKKEEKQERSVRNTEKIRAQHERDQVIRLLDGLQGPDWLRIMGVSGITESKKKTFEPAREYFVKGCESILDKFRRWTAEEKRRKREKERKAKYLADRETATSEEKDLEPSARSSRATSTSHEEKHTKKKRKRELVVPDSEDEAMGDDELDGEPPDDAEESDVDASVAKQLREEALAAAAKKSSLKSKPPPKKRVRSSKPPPPPPPPPPPPPPHQAKKAPTVEPFPAPPQQEREFTSFFAKKHQRDAALNPNRRRISTRRNPVLAWGVAVPEVAEADFSLSEEIRDEVMGTRNSAPAATTTNDAAAAVKPTRGRPARGKKKP; this is translated from the exons ATGGCCATGACATCCTCTGCGACCCGCTCCAAACGAGCCGAGGGTCTCCATGCCACCATCTCGCACCCCAAGTTgctctccagcagcagcgctgACTATCGCCGCCCTGTCGCGACCGCCATGCCGAAGCAGAACAGCAAACAATTCCCGCTCAGCCCGACTCGCGCCTATGGAAAGCGACATCTCGACCTCTCGTCTGGCAATTGCGATGCCGTCATACCAAAGAAGGCAAGGATTGCCGTAGAGATCCCGGCGAGGCCCTCGTCGTACCACGCCCGAGTTGCGAAAGAATCGGCCGACGCGCCACCATTGCCGCTGCCCACCAAACCCACtgtcgcggcggcggcaccaccaccaccggaaCCCCGATCTGCGATACCGACACGAGCCCCGCCGGCGCAACCCGCGACAGCAAACAATGCCGAGAAACACCCTACTAGCCTCACAAAACATCAGGAAAAGGTCGTCAATGGGCTCAAGCATGAGCTCAGCAGACTGCAGCCGAACACGGAGGACACAACGAGCACCACCCAAAGCCAGGGTCGCAAGTTGAGGTCACAAGAAGCCACTCGTTTCAAGAGTGAGCTCTCTGCTTATTTTCCCGAGTACGATGAGGTCATTGGCAACGACCCGAAGAAAGAGT ACTCGTTGAATCTCGAGACTCCAGTCGCCGTAGCATCCGATAccgcacctcctccctctgcctgGGCTTCCAAACCTCCAACCTTCCCAGTCGAGAGCTGGGGCGATAAGTTGTACACCGACCTCCACGACTGCCAACGAATTGACTTTGCATTCCTCGCAAAGCAATCCAAGCCACTTGATCCCTCACAGCACCAAGCAGACCCCTTGCCCGATAGTTATTACGAACCAATCCataaaaaagaagaaaagcaagAGCGCTCGGTACGAAATACCGAAAAGATTCGTGCCCAACATGAACGAGACCAAGTCATCCGCCTCCTGGACGGCCTCCAAGGCCCAGACTGGCTCAGAATCATGGGTGTGAGCGGCATCACCGaatccaaaaagaaaaccttcGAGCCTGCGAGAGAGTATTTCGTCAAGGGTTGCGAATCCATCCTGGATAAGTTCCGGCGATggacggcggaggagaagagaaggaagcgggagaaggaaaggaaagcgAAATACCTGGCCGACAGGGAGACTGCCACGAGTGAGGAGAAGGATCTTGAGCCCTCTGCTCGGTCCAGCCGTGCCACGTCTACAAGTCATGAGGAGAAGCatacgaagaagaagaggaagagagaacTGGTGGTTCCGGAtagcgaggatgaggctatgggtgatgatgagctggatgGTGAACCACCagatgatgctgaggagAGTGACGTTGATGCTTCTGTCGCTAAACAGCTTCGAGAAGAGGCCCTTGCGGCGGCTGCTAAGAAGTCGTCTTTGAAGTCGAAGCCGCCACCGAAGAAACGGGTTCGTTCTtcgaagccaccaccaccaccgccaccaccaccaccaccaccaccgccacacCAAGCTAAGAAGGCACCGACTGTTGAGCCTTTTCCTGCCCCGCCacagcaggagagggagtttACGTCTTTCTTTGCGAAGAAACATCAGCGTGATGCTGCTCTCAATCCAAACCGTCGCCGAATTAGTACCAGAAGGAACCCAGTTCTTGCTTGGGGCGTGGCCGTTCCCGAGGTTGCAGAGGCCGATTTTAGTCTCTCGGAAGAGATCAGGGatgaggtgatggggacgAGGAACAGTGCTCCTGCTGCTACGACTACCAACgatgctgccgccgctgttAAGCCTACCAGGGGCCGTCCtgcgagggggaagaagaagccttAG
- a CDS encoding uncharacterized protein (EggNog:ENOG503NV7C; COG:T) → MTPSQELQEASCAVDTSPAVPFRQSPHSTPDDTQYFGRYTRHHSRPQSPAYNVAPAGGNRFVRDAPLLTPGVPRSQNASPFRIPMPCITPGQVAFSALQFLPVPVLVLDGLKTVALANEAMGRLLGMIPEDVGADGDGMVPVMDILRGKTLAQVGIDLVQDGVPVWLDWDQFLNQAAVETGGGSPSATADGTVEVDGDATPIPDGANDDHVFDGKPHDHTPTLAIEVVISPKDVTSSTYDPRARQNLSASQRRAKMIISVWDVSEGQTFFTLTFTNTNSAFSPAMSRRKSTAKPSYLEAAERKSIPHVSNPPSAASSRDSNASSSFKLSPSAVSFSANPFPPFGPPAASAPSSAPSVLQKINIMKDALLDNIQTPILAMWRDGSVTLPNRAARNLFFRNADLDKSADGFDLLPNWVVWDQDFTKQLDPSEYPIAVLLRTEKPFVGLRIGMRDEHGKSLVFDVEGVAIKDENTGEFLAGVVTCRDVTTLHEELNQIKAADEERFRLICDTMPQLVWTATPDGQHDFYNSRWYHYTGLSEEDSFGEGWSKPFHPDDMVEAAKRWKHSLATGEPYMTEYRCRSKDGEWRWFLGRALPLRNKQTGKIEKWFGTCTDVHESIETKIEAKRTRQQLLSVIALSNMTMFTVDLNRKITMIEGALIWDYQCDNTTSRWFIGEDVYDVFNRLNSQLPEGQMPAFLSPLESILDGSTTREDFQEHEMDGRWYRTRFQPILGKRIREKGEANTIIEGVIGLIMDVTELKAREQDIQAQAQEKRQLVANEAAAKEASRLKSQFLANMSHEIRTPITGVIGMSELLLDVELTEEQRDITENIYRSANALLTVINDILDFSKVESGRLDIEEVQFSLSVIVRDVSKMLSFAAERKDLAFHSDISEDIETDMVVMGDPGRVRQIITNLVTNSIKFTNHGHVKFSVFKEKDTPEITEIKFVIEDTGIGIEEEVRKRLFQPFSQGDASTARKFGGTGLGLTICKHLLGLMKGRMVLESTLGTGTTATFWIPFNKPQGAAQNSSLVQIDPIPDRLQSEMSVSCHSSEYDHAMGTPPEIGSVLGDRSRSSWRNSSVNLPGVSSSEEDLSPEERSKIHILVVEDNAINQQIAIKTIRKLGFNVVAAWNGKEALDYLVAAEKGEKKKPDIILMDVQMPLIDGYKCTHLLRHHLPYKAFVGDVPIVAMTASAIQGDREKCKRAGMDDYLSKPVKSRVLERMLVRWGSKGRKGGMVAVDDGVGSSVVSDCSDSGEHCDNAGIPGVGVEHDRETHEELATPKPRGEGREERGHFPGYTVVSDGVGVVSGGGGGGDSTTPKSNSPQKGLSRPGSKERLGGVPMSPVIKHFEEDKESAMHSRDDKLVGAAGIGGAKSPSVLGGKKEGLGERLTEENVERFNLEGRQGGGKGGTYNTDKAIRGGAL, encoded by the exons ATGACGCCCAGTCAAGAGTTACAGGAGGCCAGCTGCGCCGTCGACACCAGCCCAGCAGTCCCTTTCCGCCAATCCCCACACTCGACCCCAGACGACACGCAGTATTTTGGTCGATATACCCGCCATCACAGTCGACCTCAGTCGCCCGCCTACAATGTGGCCCCTGCAGGCGGTAATCGGTTCGTTAGGGACGCTCCCTTACTCACGCCAGGTGTTCCTCGATCGCAAAACGCCAGTCCGTTTCGCATACCGATGCCATGTATCACGCCCGGACAAGtggccttctcagccttaCAATTTCTCCCAGTACCCGTGCTTGTTTTGGACGGCTTAAAGACGGTAGCTTTGGCAAACGAAGCCATGGGAAGACTGCTCGGTATGATACCCGAAGATGTTGGTGCCGACGGTGACGGCATGGTACCCGTCATGGACATTCTTCGCGGCAAGACCCTGGCTCAGGTGGGCATTGATCTGGTTCAGGACGGCGTTCCGGTTTGGCTTGATTGGGATCAATTTCTCAACCAAGCTGCTGTCGAAACGGGAGGTGGAAGTCCATCGGCGACAGCCGACGGCACCGTCGAGGTCGACGGAGATGCCACGCCAATACCGGACGGAGCGAACGATGACCACGTTTTCGATGGAAAACCCCATGACCACACGCCAACCCTCGCAATCGAGGTGGTGATTTCTCCCAAAGATGTCACCAGTTCCACGTATGATCCTCGAGCAAGGCAAAACTTGTCGGCTTCCCAAAGGCGTGCCAAAATGATCATATCGGTCTGGGATGTCAGCGAAGGACAAACTTTCTTCACGTTGaccttcaccaacaccaactcgGCCTTCAGCCCCGCCATGAGTAGGAGAAAATCGACGGCCAAACCGAGTTATTTGGAAGCTGCCGAGAGGAAGTCTATACCTCATGTCAGCAACCCACCTTCTGCGGCCTCTAGCAGGGACTCCAacgcttcctcctcgttcAAGCTCAGCCCTTCTGCCGTGTCCTTTTCCGCCAACCCGTTCCCCCCCTTTGGACCGCCCGCTGCCTCGGCACCCTCAAGCGCGCCGTCGGTACTTCAAAAGATCAACATCATGAAGGATGCCTTGCTTGACAACATCCAGACGCCCATCCTGGCCATGTGGAGAGACGGAAGTGTAACGCTTCCCAACCGTGCTGCCCGCAACTTGTTTTTCCGAAACGCTGACCTTGACAAGTCGGCTGATGGCTTTGATCTGCTGCCAAACTGGGTGGTATGGGACCAAGATTTTACGAAGCAGCTGGATCCGAGCGAGTATCCGATCGCTGTGCTGTTGCGAACCGAGAAGCCCTTTGTCGGCCTCCGCATCGGGATGCGTGATGAGCATGGGAAAAGTCTTGTTTTTGacgtggagggggtggcgatCAAGGATGAGAACACGGGGGAGTTCCTCGCCGGCGTCGTGACATGCCGGGATGTGACCACTCTTCATGAGGAGCTGAACCAGATCAAGGCGGCGGATGAAGAGAGGTTTAGGCTTATTTGTGACACGATGCCGCAGTTGGTGTGGACGGCGACGCCTGATGGGCAGCATgatttttataatagtcGTTGGTATCATTACACTGGCCTGTCCGAGGAAGACTCGTTTGGTGAGGGATGGTCGAAGCCTTTTCATCCGGATGACATGGTGGAGGCTGCGAAGCGGTGGAAGCACTCTCTTGCGACTGGCGAGCCCTACATGACGGAGTACAGGTGTCGCAGCAAGGATGGAGAGTGGAGGTGGTTTCTGGGGAGGGCGCTGCCGTTGCGGAATAAGCAGACAGGCAAGATTGAGAAGTGGTTTG GAACATGCACCGACGTCCATGAAAGCATCGAGACCAAGATCGAGGCTAAGAGAACTCGACAGCAGCTTCTCAGTGTTATCGCTCTGTCTAACATGACGATGTTTACGGTCGACTTGAACCGGAAGATCACCATGATTGAGGGAGCGCTGATATGGGACTATCAGTGTGACAATACCACCTCGCGCTGGTTtattggggaggatgtttACGACGTGTTTAATCGTCTTAACTCGCAGCTGCCAGAGGGACAGATGCCGGCTTTCTTGAGTCCGCTGGAGTCTATTCTTGATGGGAGTACGACGAGGGAGGACTTTCAAGAGCATGAGATGG ATGGACGCTGGTACCGCACTCGGTTCCAACCCATTCTAGGGAAAAGAATCCgtgagaagggggaagcAAATACCATCATCGAGGGCGTGATAGGCCTCATCATGGATGTTACCGAGCTCAAGGCGAGAGAACAGGACATCCAGGCGCAGGCTCAAGAAAAGAGACAACTGGTGGCTAATGAAGCTGCCGCCAAGGAGGCCAGCAGGTTGAAGTCGCAGTTTCTTGCTAAC ATGTCTCATGAAATTCGAACCCCCATCACAGGCGTGATCGGGATGTCGGAGCTGCTTCTCGACGTTGAGCTCACGGAAGAACAACGAGACATTACAGAAAATATCTACCGCTCCGCCAACGCGCTGTTGACGGTCATCAACGACATTTTGGACTTTTCCAAGGTGGAGTCGGGGAGGCTCGACATTGAAGAAGTCCAGTTCTCGCTCTCGGTTATCGTCCGAGATGTATCCAAGATGTTGAGCTTTGCCGCCGAGCGAAAAGATTTGGCCTTTCATTCCGACATCTCGGAGGATATCGAGACTGACATGGTGGTTATGGGCGATCCTGGGAGGGTGAGGCAGATTATCACGAATCTGGTGACGAACAGCATCAAGTTCACCAACCATGGGCATGTCAAGTTTTCGGTtttcaaggagaaggacacGCCCGAGATCACCGAGATCAAGTTTGTGATCGAGGACACGGGGATCGggatcgaggaggaggtgaggaagaggttgtttCAGCCTTTTAGTCAGGGTGACGCTTCGACGGCGAGGAAGTTTGGCGGGACGGGATTGGGGTTGACGATTTGCAAGCACCTGCTGGGtttgatgaaggggaggatggtgctCGAGTCCACTCTTGGGACGGGGACGACGGCCACGTTTTGGATTCCGTTCAACAAGCCCCAGGGTGCTGCTCAAAATTCCAGCCTTGTCCAGATTGATCCCATTCCTGATCGGTTGCAGTCGGAGATGAGCGTCTCGTGCCACAGCTCGGAGTACGACCATGCTATGGGAACGCCCCCCGAGATCGGTTCTGTACTTGGGGACAGGAGCCGTTCATCGTGGCGCAACTCGTCGGTCAACCTACCTGGTGTGTCCTCGTCTGAGGAAGACCTGTCCCCGGAAGAGAGGTCCAAGATCCACAttttggttgtggaggacAATGCTATCAATCAGCAGATTGCCATCAAAACGATTCGAAAACTCGGCTTtaatgttgttgctgcctgGAACGGGAAGGAGGCGCTGGATTACCTGGTTgcggcggagaagggggagaagaagaagccagaTATCATTTTGATGGATGTGCAGATGCCGCTGATTGATGGGTACAAGTGCACGCACTTGCTGAGGCACCACTTGCCGTACAAGGCTTTTGTGGGGGACGTGCCGATCGTGGCCATGACGGCGAGTGCGATTCAGGGGGATAGGGAGAAGTGCAAGAGGGCGGGGATGGATGATTATCTGAGCAAGCCGGTGAAGAGTagggttttggagaggatgtTGGTCAGGTGGGGTAGTaaggggaggaaaggggggatggtggcggtggatgatggggttgggagcaGTGTGGTGAGTGATTGTTCGGATTCGGGGGAGCATTGTGATAATGCGGGGATTccgggggttggggtggaacATGATAGAGAGACGCATGAGGAACTGGCCACGCCTAAGCctcggggggaggggagggaggaaagggggcaTTTTCCGGGGTATACGGTCGTgagtgatggggttggggttgtaagtggtggtggtggtggtggggatagTACCACTCCCAAGTCTAACTCCCCGCAGAAAGGGCTGTCGAGGCCGGGGAGTAAGGAAAGGCTGGGGGGGGTGCCGATGTCGCCTGTTATTAAGCACTTTGAGGAAGACAAGGAGAGTGCGATGCACAGTCGGGATGATAAGCTTGTTGGGGCGGCGGGGATTGGGGGGGCGAAGAGTCCTTCTGTTcttggggggaagaaggaggggctgggggagaggttgacGGAGGAGAATGTGGAGAGGTTCAATTTGGAGGGGAGGCAAGGGGGAGGTAAAGGGGGTACATATAATACGGACAAGGCAATTAGGGGCGGGGCGTTATAG
- a CDS encoding uncharacterized protein (EggNog:ENOG503NV07; COG:C) yields MSDAATYSVPFWINGEEYHAEKQYDVISPVTGKAIHRSGAASDADVKKAVEAADKAFKTWKKTLPKERRDVFLKAAEIFERRKEELGDYMMQETGAPRQWADFNLDVAKDFCLDIGGRIRTLEGTIPTTADPETGAMIVREPFGVILAIAPWNAPYILGIRSILFPIAAGNTAILKGSEACPRTMWGLCSVFHEAGLPAGVLNMLVHSPQDAPRITANLIAEPAVKKINFTGSTGVGRIIGRLAGENLKPVLLELGGKAPAIVWEDADLDNAAFQCALGAFLNSGQICMSTERILVHKNVRAEFEKRFVGAIDQIFGSAPDAPILINSAAVTKNKALIKDALAKGGELLYGNPDAVEKSDTRMKPVVINNANREMEIYQTESFGPSVALYEIETEEEALEIANDTEYGLTSAVFTEDLRRGLRFAKEIETGAVHINSMTVHDESALPHGGAKASGYGRFNTATGMAEWVRTKTITYKF; encoded by the exons ATGTCTGACGCCGCCACCTACTCGGTCCCTTTCTGGATCAACGGCGAGGAGTACCACGCCGAGAAGCAGTACGATGTCATCTCGCCCGTCACCGGCAAGGCCATCCACCGGTCCGGCGCCGCCTCGGATGCCGACGTGAAGAAGGCCGTCGAGGCCGCCGACAAGGCTTTCAAGACGTGGAAGAAGACACTCCCCAAGGAGCGCCGGGATGTCTTCttgaaggctgctgagatatttgagaggaggaaggaggagctcggGGACTACATGATGCAGGAGACTGGTGCCCCTCGCCAGTGGGCCGACTTCAACTTGGACGTCGCGAAGGACTTCTGCCTTGACATTGGCGGCCGGATCCGCACTCTCGAGGGCACCATTCCCACCACTGCCGATCCTGAGACCGGCGCCATGATCGTCAGGGAGCCCTTTGGTGTCATTCTCGCCATTGCCCCATG GAACGCCCCCTACATCCTCGGCATCcgctccatcctcttccccatcgcCGCCGGCAACACGGCCATCCTCAAGGGCAGCGAAGCCTGCCCCCGCACCATGTGGGGCCTCTGCTCCGTCTTTCACGAGGCCGGCCTCCCCGCCGGCGTCCTCAACATGCTCGTCCACTCCCCCCAGGACGCCCCCCGCATCACGGCCAACCTCATCGCCGAGCCGGCCGTCAAGAAGATCAACTTCACCGGCTCCACCGGCGTCGGCCGCATCATCGGCCGTCTGGCGGGCGAGAACCTCAAGcccgtcctcctcgagctcggcggcaAGGCCCCCGCCATCGTCTGGGAGGACGCCGACCTCGACAACGCCGCCTTCCAGTGCGCCCTCGGCGCCTTCCTCAACAGCGGCCAGATCTGCATGTCTACCGAGCGCATCCTGGTTCACAAGAACGTCAGGGCCGAATTCGAGAAGAGGTTTGTCGGCGCCATTGACCAGATTTTCGGGTCTGCTCCCGACGCGCCTATCTTGATCAACAGCGCGGCTGtgaccaagaacaaggctCTCATCAAGGATGCGCTGGCCAAGGGCGGCGAGTTGCTGTACGGCAACCCTGACGCTGTGGAGAAGAGCGACACGAGGATGAAGCCGGTTGTGATCAACAATGCGAacagggagatggagatctACCAGACGGAGAGCTTTGGGCCGTCGGTGGCGTTGTATGAGAttgagacggaggaggaggcgctggAAATTGCGAACGACACCGAGTATGGTCTCACGTCGGCGGTCTTCACGGAGGatctgaggagggggttgaggtttgcCAAGGAGATCGAGACGGGGGCGGTGCACATCAATAGCATGACGGTGCATGACGAGAGTGCGCTGCCGCACGGTGGCGCGAAGGCGAGCGGGTATGGGAGGTTCAATACTGCCACGGGGATGGCGGAGTGGGTGAGGACCAAGACTATCACTTACAAGTTTTAG
- a CDS encoding uncharacterized protein (EggNog:ENOG503P4AX): MARRRTALRAIALAMILATASAIPTTYEIFARQEDACGAPNFSGCGNANVPSSFCCPAGDRCLVLAGNTTVVCCPNGSTCQKLRPIDCNIELQDADKAPDSVIKTTALGGSLPKCGSDCCPFGYSCVNGECVMNTNQNAAPSQSSTPSSRPSTTPTSKPSTTASPSETLTATAVPQSTGPPIAGIAGGAAAGAVVLIIAGVLAFIFIRKRKAGQTASSSSSPLKLSRSTSSFGNIISAPILHDDKPALRTDFGARLPTPQMLNNNAMDMRNSVLSYDNNQIVASPPNQNRRMSSVAYGGLIADYSPQQPGGQRKYVDMPDMPVSDDGNPEYQGGLAPRTPEQQGREVSGVSINIFADPRNITPDRTPQQGDDGRRYTDMTTFTEMLDRADLGGVARGDGYVSGGGGEQYGGREGDRYQYGVNGGGYGGLGR, encoded by the coding sequence ATGGCCAGGAGACGAACAGCCCTCCGAGCCATCGCTCTCGCCATGATCTTGGCGACCGCGTCCGCGATCCCGACGACATACGAAATATTCGCCAGGCAAGAAGACGCATGCGGCGCACCAAACTTTTCAGGATGTGGCAACGCCAACGTCCCCAGCTCTTTCTGCTGCCCAGCAGGCGACAGGtgcctcgtcctcgccggcAACACCACGGTCGTCTGCTGTCCGAACGGTTCAACATGTCAAAAGCTCCGGCCCATCGACTGCAACATTGAGCTTCAAGACGCCGACAAGGCCCCCGACTCTGTCATCAAGACAACCGCCCTCGGGGGCTCTCTGCCAAAATGCGGCTCTGATTGCTGTCCGTTTGGGTACTCGTGCGTTAATGGCGAGTGTGTCATGAACACCAACCAGAACGCTGCACCTTCGCAGTCGAGCACACCATCTTCGAGACCTTCTACCACCCCCACGTCGAAACCATCGACCACCGCGAGTCCGTCAGAGACGCTGACCGCGACGGCAGTCCCGCAGTCTACCGGCCCTCCTATCGCCGGAATCGCGGGCGGTGCCGCAGCGGGAGCAGTGGTATTAATCATCGCCGGCGTCCTCgccttcatcttcatccgcAAGAGAAAGGCTGGCCAGACGGCTTCGTCGTCAAGCTCACCCCTCAAACTCTCGCggtcgacctcctcctttggcaacatcatctccGCCCCTATCCTCCACGACGATAAACCGGCGTTGAGAACAGATTTCGGAGCCAGGCTGCCCACCCCGCAAAtgctcaacaacaacgcgATGGACATGCGAAACTCGGTTCTCTCCTACGACAACAACCAGATTGTTGCTTCACCTCCAAACCAGAATAGGAGGATGAGCAGTGTTGCTtatggggggttgattgcGGATTATTCACCCCAGCAACCGGGCGGGCAGAGGAAGTATGTGGATATGCCGGATATGCCGGTtagtgatgatgggaatcCGGAGTACCAGGGGGGACTGGCGCCGAGGACGCCAGAGCAgcaagggagggaggtgagtgGTGTTAGTATCAATATTTTTGCGGATCCGAGGAATATCACGCCGGATCGGACGCCGCAAcagggggatgatgggaggaggtATACGGATATGACTACTTTTACGGAGATGTTGGACCGGgcggatttggggggggttgcGAGAGGGGATGGGTATGTtagtggagggggtggggagcagtatggagggagggagggggataggTATCAATATGGGGTAAATGGGGGAGGATATGGGGGGTTAGGGAGGTAG